A stretch of the Nitratifractor salsuginis DSM 16511 genome encodes the following:
- a CDS encoding PD-(D/E)XK nuclease family protein: protein MSLLKIYPTARAIREELSHCRTEERFLPQLMRMDEFINRLVRVPGRRAAEGSERIFWLREAAEFDGFSRLSRDRELIRFFTRSSDFFRFFEELAWEQVPLERLDEADAYAEYAEHIELLHTLKERYRAILDRESAYDRIFLPELYRFNESFLGQWERVELHLEGYLSRFEMELLTQAAKRAELEISWRSTPYNEKMRRRFADVGLELPAQSRLRFSLSREEVLEAEKDPLKIDARVLAVQERYEQVAVALAEIEGMVHRGISPDRIALVLPDEGLMQIFDLYDRMDNLNFSMGYDYRDRPEYRLPAALLESWNRPDEPEYRRRLAHYGLSLDVLGSLKASERCGVDGFLERFAEAKIPGFELPEPGREPRREEEPLWELRHRFQKLNAGRTLSLKEWLFLWLEEVGALRLDDVRGGKVTVMGVLETRGVAFDGVVIVDFNEGVVPASSGKDRFLDSRVRHFAGLPDRRDREALQKHYYARLLEGAKEAVILYATGENRLPTRFLYELGLEEGREVAAPRKLLYDHSPLPAADADPVVEAFDPTQMRWSASRLRTWLECKRRFYYRYIEGLEEKESEELNEGLFLHRVLEGLFRERDHYDDPEQMSREFAILAARELERHGSAGRYILAYWKRKLESYFREEAKRFTQGWRVESIETAVEGEIDGLRFGGRIDRIDRLGEARLALDYKSGSIKEANRKSNLDKLTDFQMSIYDLLLRSRFPELDLAFVTPLDGGSFVPVAALEEKNVLLLEHLGQLKQTCSFVAERCEDLKRCTWCPYQLLCERGEYL, encoded by the coding sequence ATGTCACTTTTGAAAATATACCCCACGGCTCGTGCCATACGTGAAGAGCTGTCCCATTGCCGGACCGAGGAGCGTTTTCTGCCTCAGTTGATGAGGATGGATGAGTTTATCAACCGCCTGGTACGGGTGCCTGGGCGTCGGGCGGCAGAGGGGAGCGAGCGGATCTTCTGGCTCAGGGAGGCGGCGGAGTTCGACGGCTTTTCGCGCCTGAGCCGTGATCGGGAATTGATCCGCTTCTTCACCCGAAGCAGCGATTTTTTCCGCTTTTTCGAAGAGTTGGCCTGGGAGCAGGTGCCGCTGGAGCGTCTCGACGAGGCGGATGCCTATGCGGAATATGCGGAACATATCGAGCTCCTACACACACTCAAAGAGCGCTACCGGGCGATCCTGGATCGGGAATCGGCCTATGACCGGATCTTTCTGCCCGAGCTCTACCGTTTCAACGAAAGCTTTTTGGGTCAGTGGGAGCGGGTGGAGTTGCACCTGGAAGGGTATCTGAGCCGCTTTGAGATGGAACTGCTCACCCAGGCGGCGAAAAGGGCGGAGCTGGAGATCTCCTGGCGCAGCACCCCCTATAATGAGAAGATGCGACGGCGCTTCGCCGATGTGGGTCTGGAGCTTCCTGCTCAGAGCCGCCTTCGCTTCAGTCTGAGCCGGGAAGAGGTTTTGGAGGCAGAAAAAGATCCCCTGAAGATCGATGCGAGGGTCCTGGCGGTGCAGGAGCGCTACGAGCAGGTGGCGGTGGCTTTGGCGGAGATCGAAGGGATGGTGCACCGCGGGATTTCTCCGGATCGGATCGCTCTTGTCTTGCCCGATGAGGGGTTGATGCAGATCTTTGACCTCTATGACCGGATGGACAACCTCAACTTCTCTATGGGATATGACTATCGTGACCGCCCCGAATACCGCCTGCCCGCGGCGTTGCTCGAATCCTGGAACCGTCCGGATGAGCCCGAATACCGTCGCCGGCTTGCCCATTACGGCTTAAGCCTCGACGTTTTGGGCTCTTTGAAGGCAAGTGAACGCTGTGGTGTGGACGGATTCCTGGAGCGTTTTGCCGAAGCGAAAATCCCCGGATTCGAACTCCCCGAGCCGGGCCGGGAACCCCGCCGGGAGGAGGAGCCCCTTTGGGAGTTGAGGCATCGTTTCCAAAAGCTCAATGCCGGCCGAACTTTGAGCCTGAAAGAGTGGCTCTTTCTCTGGCTCGAAGAGGTGGGGGCGCTTCGCCTGGACGATGTCCGTGGCGGAAAAGTGACGGTGATGGGGGTGCTGGAGACGCGGGGCGTGGCCTTCGACGGTGTGGTGATCGTCGATTTCAACGAAGGGGTCGTGCCGGCGAGCAGCGGCAAGGACCGCTTTCTCGACAGCCGGGTGCGCCACTTTGCCGGCTTGCCCGACCGCCGGGATCGGGAAGCGCTTCAGAAACACTACTACGCCCGGCTTCTGGAGGGTGCCAAAGAGGCGGTGATCCTCTATGCGACGGGTGAGAACCGTTTGCCGACCCGTTTTCTCTATGAACTGGGCCTCGAAGAGGGGCGGGAGGTCGCCGCCCCCCGCAAGCTGCTCTATGACCACAGTCCTCTCCCTGCAGCCGACGCCGACCCGGTGGTGGAAGCCTTCGACCCGACGCAGATGCGTTGGTCGGCCAGCCGCCTACGTACCTGGCTGGAGTGCAAAAGACGTTTTTATTACCGTTACATCGAGGGGCTGGAGGAGAAAGAGAGCGAGGAGCTCAATGAGGGCTTGTTTCTTCACCGGGTACTCGAAGGGCTTTTTCGTGAGCGGGACCATTACGACGATCCGGAGCAGATGAGTCGGGAGTTCGCGATCTTGGCGGCGAGAGAGCTGGAGCGTCACGGCAGTGCCGGCCGCTATATCCTGGCCTACTGGAAGCGAAAGCTGGAATCCTACTTCCGAGAGGAAGCGAAGCGCTTCACCCAGGGCTGGCGGGTCGAGAGCATTGAAACGGCGGTGGAGGGAGAGATCGACGGGCTGCGTTTCGGCGGACGGATCGACCGTATCGACCGCCTCGGGGAAGCACGGCTGGCCCTCGACTACAAAAGCGGCTCCATCAAAGAGGCCAACCGAAAAAGTAATCTCGACAAGCTCACCGATTTTCAAATGAGTATCTACGATCTATTGCTCCGCAGCCGTTTCCCGGAGCTGGATCTGGCTTTCGTGACTCCGCTGGATGGAGGATCTTTCGTCCCCGTAGCGGCACTGGAGGAGAAGAATGTTCTGCTGCTGGAGCATCTGGGGCAGTTGAAACAGACCTGCTCCTTCGTCGCCGAGCGATGTGAAGATCTCAAGCGCTGTACCTGGTGCCCCTATCAGCTTCTTTGTGAACGGGGAGAATATCTGTGA
- a CDS encoding RecB-like helicase, which yields MGFQPFLALSASAGSGKTFALSVRYVALLFLGESSSSILAATFTNKAAAEMRHRVVEALRRLDEADFAPFLGELAKQTGLSPDEILAKRPGVLRRFLDSPTHIVTLDSFFVSVLKAGALEIGLDPGFVTKEEASVGLQEAFLEELDREGMLPVLVELAIQMERRRVEGMTESLASLYAQDPLLPPFPEGDGTLRGLEGEIEALRASLYERVQQVGASATAVRNFAPATVAELFAKSVFNHPSLEEHRNYRKYLPKDPRIEEEYQQLRTLLGRWAAARERAVLHRLGRLYDHYRNTRISRAKSRNMLDFDDLGYFAYRLLYESLSKDLLYFRLDSRFRHILLDEFQDTSTLQFLLLKPLIDEIFAGKGQSDFRTFFYVGDTKQSLYRFRGGVEELFDRVAEHYGIEVNPLSHNYRSAKGIVESVNRWFAEVMPGYLPQIPQSGKEGYVEVLEAEEPLAEATAQALRLIDAGIDPERIAFLVATNKEGKELQERCVEAGIPTVLQTSSSLRTLPQIAALVRMAEHLYREEALDAEALLRRSGRKEHPDLGWYRPSMRPVEVLHRLLESYAAFDNDPNFLRLLEFAAGYESLPEFLEEFESSRIGVAPHTLRGARILTIHGSKGLEFDYVILLDRSGRGSSERDALIPRYNENLHIERFFYRISGRERFDETYAELLEERKAAAEKDRLNLLYVALTRAAEGMIVLKKPEQSIFEPLGMVPMRRGELPKIEDESKVQEEAPRIPDVVLSRYGRQEEPPTSEDEGEGPDYEAILFGTALHYALEMMEPFGPEGIEGALDAVRNRYGAQLSEEQIAAIASRMEALMQDEPFTQMLRGARIQKEQPLAHRGKLLQIDLLLDYGDRFRILDYKSSRKFAEHHRRQLRTYIEAVESITGRPAEGALVYLTEEGVEIEGLGMEN from the coding sequence ATGGGATTTCAACCTTTTCTGGCCCTTTCGGCTTCGGCGGGGAGCGGCAAAACCTTTGCCCTGAGTGTGCGCTATGTGGCGCTGCTTTTTCTGGGGGAATCCTCCTCGTCGATTCTGGCGGCGACCTTTACCAACAAAGCGGCCGCCGAGATGCGCCACCGGGTCGTCGAGGCGCTCCGAAGGCTCGATGAGGCTGACTTCGCTCCCTTTCTCGGGGAACTGGCCAAACAGACGGGTCTGAGTCCCGATGAGATTCTTGCCAAGCGACCGGGGGTGCTGCGGCGTTTTTTGGACAGTCCGACCCATATCGTGACCCTGGACAGCTTTTTCGTCTCCGTTTTGAAGGCGGGGGCGCTGGAGATCGGGCTCGATCCCGGCTTCGTGACCAAGGAGGAGGCCTCCGTCGGTTTGCAGGAAGCCTTTTTGGAGGAGCTGGACCGGGAAGGGATGCTGCCCGTACTGGTGGAGCTGGCGATTCAGATGGAGCGGCGCCGGGTCGAGGGGATGACGGAGAGTCTGGCTTCTCTTTATGCCCAGGACCCGCTGCTGCCGCCTTTCCCCGAGGGGGACGGGACGTTGCGGGGGCTAGAGGGGGAGATCGAGGCGCTGAGGGCTTCTCTATACGAACGGGTACAGCAGGTAGGGGCCTCCGCTACGGCGGTGCGCAATTTCGCTCCTGCTACGGTCGCCGAGCTTTTCGCCAAATCAGTTTTCAATCATCCCAGCCTCGAAGAGCACCGCAACTACCGCAAGTATCTCCCGAAGGATCCCAGGATCGAGGAGGAGTATCAGCAGCTCAGAACCCTTCTTGGCCGCTGGGCGGCGGCGAGGGAGCGGGCGGTGCTGCACCGTCTGGGACGGCTCTACGACCACTACCGCAACACCCGCATCTCCCGGGCCAAAAGCCGCAATATGCTGGACTTTGACGACCTGGGCTATTTCGCCTACCGCCTCCTCTATGAGAGCCTTTCCAAAGATCTCCTCTATTTTCGCCTCGACAGCCGCTTCCGCCATATTCTCCTGGATGAGTTTCAGGATACTTCGACGCTGCAGTTTCTCCTCCTCAAACCGTTGATCGACGAGATCTTCGCCGGGAAGGGACAGAGCGATTTTCGCACTTTCTTCTATGTGGGGGATACCAAGCAGTCGCTGTACCGCTTCCGGGGCGGGGTAGAGGAGCTCTTTGACCGGGTGGCCGAACATTACGGTATCGAAGTGAATCCTTTGAGTCACAACTACCGGAGTGCCAAAGGGATCGTGGAGAGTGTCAACCGCTGGTTCGCCGAGGTGATGCCGGGCTATCTTCCCCAGATTCCCCAGAGTGGGAAGGAGGGGTATGTGGAGGTCCTGGAGGCGGAGGAGCCTTTGGCCGAGGCGACCGCTCAAGCCTTGAGGCTCATTGATGCGGGGATCGATCCGGAGCGCATCGCCTTTTTGGTGGCGACCAACAAGGAGGGCAAGGAGCTTCAGGAGCGCTGTGTGGAGGCGGGGATCCCGACCGTGCTGCAGACCAGCTCGTCGCTGCGCACGCTGCCGCAGATCGCGGCCCTGGTGCGGATGGCGGAGCATCTCTACCGGGAGGAGGCGCTGGATGCGGAGGCGCTGCTGCGGCGCAGCGGGCGCAAGGAACACCCCGACCTGGGATGGTACCGCCCTTCGATGCGCCCTGTGGAGGTGCTTCATCGTTTGCTGGAGAGCTATGCCGCCTTCGACAACGACCCCAATTTCCTCAGGCTCCTGGAATTCGCCGCCGGCTACGAGTCTTTGCCGGAGTTTCTCGAAGAGTTCGAAAGCAGCCGCATCGGCGTCGCGCCCCATACCCTTCGGGGGGCGAGGATCCTGACCATTCACGGCTCGAAGGGGTTGGAGTTTGATTATGTGATCCTCCTGGATCGCAGCGGCCGGGGAAGTTCGGAGCGGGATGCTCTGATCCCCCGCTACAATGAGAATCTGCATATCGAACGCTTCTTCTACCGGATCAGCGGAAGGGAGCGCTTCGACGAAACTTACGCCGAGCTGCTGGAGGAGCGCAAAGCGGCGGCGGAGAAAGACCGGCTCAATCTGCTCTATGTGGCCCTCACCCGCGCGGCTGAGGGGATGATCGTGCTCAAAAAGCCCGAGCAGTCGATCTTCGAGCCTCTGGGGATGGTGCCGATGAGACGGGGAGAGTTGCCGAAAATCGAAGATGAAAGCAAGGTACAAGAGGAGGCACCGAGGATCCCCGATGTGGTCCTGAGCCGTTACGGACGGCAGGAGGAACCGCCCACTTCGGAGGATGAGGGGGAGGGGCCCGATTATGAGGCGATCCTCTTCGGGACGGCGCTGCACTATGCCCTGGAGATGATGGAGCCTTTCGGCCCGGAGGGAATCGAGGGAGCTCTGGATGCGGTGCGCAACCGCTACGGAGCGCAGCTGAGCGAAGAGCAGATCGCCGCCATCGCATCCCGGATGGAAGCCCTGATGCAGGATGAGCCTTTCACGCAGATGCTCCGCGGTGCCCGGATCCAAAAAGAACAGCCTCTGGCCCACCGGGGCAAGCTTCTGCAGATTGACCTGCTGCTCGACTATGGGGATCGTTTCCGGATCCTCGACTACAAAAGCTCCCGGAAATTCGCCGAGCATCATCGCCGGCAGCTTCGGACCTATATCGAAGCGGTAGAGTCGATCACCGGCCGTCCTGCCGAGGGGGCACTGGTCTATCTGACGGAGGAGGGAGTGGAGATTGAGGGATTGGGAATGGAGAATTGA
- the rpsI gene encoding 30S ribosomal protein S9, whose translation MATVYATGKRKTAIAKVWLTPGNGGIIVNGKSLDEWLGGHETLKMKVRLPLEATKQLEAVTVKATTLGGGYSAQADALKHGISKALVEYEPAFRAILKPMGLLTRDSRVVERKKYGKKKARRSPQFSKR comes from the coding sequence ATGGCGACAGTCTACGCAACCGGTAAAAGAAAAACGGCAATCGCCAAAGTCTGGCTGACCCCCGGCAATGGCGGGATCATCGTCAACGGCAAGAGCCTCGACGAGTGGCTCGGCGGTCACGAAACCCTCAAGATGAAAGTCCGCCTCCCCCTCGAAGCGACCAAGCAGCTCGAGGCGGTCACCGTCAAAGCGACCACCCTCGGCGGCGGATACAGCGCCCAGGCCGATGCCCTCAAGCACGGTATCTCCAAAGCCCTGGTAGAGTATGAACCCGCTTTCCGTGCCATCCTCAAGCCCATGGGCCTGCTCACCCGGGATTCCCGTGTGGTCGAGCGGAAAAAATACGGAAAGAAGAAAGCCCGCCGGAGCCCTCAGTTCTCCAAGCGTTAA
- a CDS encoding cytochrome c oxidase, cbb3-type, CcoQ subunit gives MTLTELQGYAYFFLTVFLVVILYGYILHLYRSEKKGEADYEKYGKMALDDELHDKPVEANPKVMNEKKER, from the coding sequence GTGACATTGACCGAGTTGCAGGGTTACGCCTATTTCTTTCTCACGGTTTTCCTGGTCGTGATTCTATATGGTTATATCCTGCATCTCTACCGCAGTGAAAAGAAGGGTGAAGCGGATTATGAAAAGTACGGGAAAATGGCGCTCGACGACGAGCTCCACGACAAGCCCGTCGAAGCGAATCCCAAAGTTATGAACGAAAAGAAGGAGCGTTAA
- the ccoO gene encoding cytochrome-c oxidase, cbb3-type subunit II — protein sequence MFHWLEKNPFLFSVGVFIVIAFAGLVEILPDFAKASRPIVGLKPYTVLQLAGKEVYKKDNCIACHSQLIRPFKAETDRYGKYSLSGEYAYDRPFLWGSKRTGPDLHRVGNYRTPEWHANHMWDPKSVVPASIMPAYKHQFKNIADLETAYAEAVTVKKVFNTPYGDDIQPGKAAFEKYYKEKALPEALKIAKEMKNKEVLAQVQQGKIPEIVALIAYLERLK from the coding sequence ATGTTTCATTGGTTGGAAAAAAATCCCTTCCTCTTCTCGGTAGGGGTCTTCATCGTTATCGCGTTCGCGGGACTGGTAGAGATCCTGCCTGACTTCGCCAAAGCGTCTCGCCCTATCGTCGGGCTCAAACCCTATACCGTTCTGCAATTGGCCGGTAAAGAGGTGTATAAGAAAGACAACTGCATCGCCTGCCATTCGCAGCTGATCCGTCCTTTCAAAGCTGAGACTGACCGCTACGGTAAGTATTCCCTCTCCGGAGAGTATGCCTATGACCGTCCCTTCCTCTGGGGATCCAAGCGGACCGGTCCCGACCTGCACCGTGTCGGTAACTACCGGACACCCGAGTGGCATGCCAACCACATGTGGGATCCCAAATCGGTCGTTCCCGCGTCGATCATGCCCGCGTATAAGCATCAGTTCAAGAACATTGCTGATCTCGAGACCGCTTATGCGGAAGCCGTAACGGTCAAGAAGGTCTTCAATACTCCCTATGGCGATGATATTCAGCCCGGCAAAGCTGCCTTCGAAAAGTATTACAAAGAGAAGGCCCTCCCCGAAGCGCTCAAGATCGCCAAAGAGATGAAGAACAAAGAGGTTCTCGCACAGGTCCAGCAAGGTAAGATCCCCGAGATCGTCGCCTTGATTGCCTACCTCGAACGTCTGAAGTAA
- the rplM gene encoding 50S ribosomal protein L13, which yields MTKVVKPHEVERDWHLIDAEGKTFGRILTEAATYLRGKHKPSFTPNVDCGDYVVIINAKKAKFSGNKLDDKEYFRHSGYFGSTKSNKLSDMLENHTEKLYRLAVRGMLPKTKLGRQMLKKLKVYEGAEHPHTAQLNKGK from the coding sequence ATGACAAAAGTCGTCAAGCCTCATGAAGTAGAGCGCGACTGGCATCTGATCGATGCGGAAGGCAAAACCTTCGGCCGCATCCTGACCGAAGCCGCCACCTACCTCCGGGGCAAGCACAAGCCCTCTTTCACCCCCAACGTCGACTGCGGGGACTATGTGGTCATCATCAACGCCAAAAAGGCGAAATTCAGCGGGAACAAGCTGGATGACAAAGAGTATTTCCGCCACAGCGGATACTTCGGAAGCACCAAGAGCAACAAGCTCTCCGATATGCTGGAAAACCACACCGAGAAGCTCTACCGCCTGGCGGTCCGCGGCATGCTGCCCAAGACCAAGCTGGGGCGCCAAATGCTCAAGAAGCTCAAAGTCTATGAAGGCGCCGAGCATCCCCATACTGCACAACTGAACAAAGGAAAGTAA
- a CDS encoding c-type cytochrome, which translates to MNSFIVKGLVLAGVLIVATLVVIKQMHIDLSDPVNLITFLGAVAIAVLTFGVGAKYMAQMKTDTASGELAEENWDGIGEYKNELPSGWAWSYVGVMIWAIWYFLWGYPLNAYSQIGEYNKEVKNYQKKFEAKWKNPSPEVLRDMGESIFLVQCAPCHGETGDGLDGKAQDFTSRMTKEQILAVIKSGQHQLMYPLGAMPAGMASGKQAEEVAAWIAGGMKGKAPATWATCAGCHGQDGKGNGGSAPDLAEYDETLVKHVLKHGKKGIIGQMPAFPGRFTPVQEKALAAYLKTLKQ; encoded by the coding sequence ATGAATTCATTCATTGTCAAAGGGCTGGTGCTCGCCGGGGTATTGATCGTGGCGACGCTGGTGGTGATCAAGCAGATGCATATCGATCTGAGCGATCCGGTCAACCTGATCACATTCCTGGGTGCTGTGGCCATTGCCGTTCTGACCTTCGGGGTCGGAGCGAAATATATGGCTCAGATGAAGACCGATACCGCCAGTGGAGAGCTGGCTGAAGAGAACTGGGACGGTATCGGTGAGTATAAAAACGAACTGCCTTCCGGTTGGGCTTGGTCTTACGTAGGTGTTATGATCTGGGCGATCTGGTATTTCCTCTGGGGATATCCCCTCAATGCCTACAGCCAGATCGGAGAGTACAACAAAGAGGTCAAGAACTATCAAAAGAAGTTCGAAGCAAAATGGAAAAACCCCTCTCCCGAGGTCCTCAGAGATATGGGTGAGTCGATCTTCCTGGTCCAGTGTGCTCCCTGTCACGGTGAAACCGGTGATGGTTTGGACGGTAAAGCGCAGGATTTCACCAGCCGGATGACCAAAGAGCAGATCCTGGCTGTCATCAAAAGCGGCCAGCATCAGTTGATGTATCCTCTGGGTGCCATGCCTGCGGGTATGGCTTCCGGGAAGCAGGCTGAAGAGGTTGCCGCTTGGATTGCCGGTGGAATGAAGGGTAAAGCGCCCGCTACCTGGGCGACCTGTGCCGGTTGCCATGGTCAGGACGGTAAAGGTAACGGCGGCAGCGCACCCGACCTTGCCGAATATGACGAGACACTGGTCAAGCATGTTCTCAAGCACGGTAAAAAGGGTATCATCGGACAAATGCCCGCCTTCCCCGGACGCTTCACTCCTGTCCAGGAGAAAGCGCTGGCAGCTTACCTGAAAACATTGAAACAGTAA
- a CDS encoding DUF4006 family protein, translating into MAATENTSRNMWGINGIVGMLIATALLLSILAFLVTKAIEVERAQSTHYYDPTPLWNSLDNVKMISKDNAKFSFVDAKPAQKGEKK; encoded by the coding sequence ATGGCAGCAACAGAAAATACCAGCCGCAATATGTGGGGAATCAACGGGATCGTTGGAATGCTGATCGCTACGGCGCTCCTGCTGAGCATCCTGGCCTTCCTCGTGACCAAGGCTATCGAAGTGGAGCGCGCACAGTCGACTCATTATTACGACCCCACTCCTCTGTGGAACAGTCTGGATAATGTGAAGATGATCAGCAAAGACAATGCCAAATTCAGCTTTGTCGATGCGAAACCTGCTCAGAAAGGGGAGAAAAAATGA
- the ccoN gene encoding cytochrome-c oxidase, cbb3-type subunit I — protein MQSSAALEYDYSVAKLYMWTAVIFGIVGMTIGVLIASQLAFPELNYLFGEYGTFSRLRPLHTNVVIYGFTVSGIFASFYYAAPRVLKVSLGESKLLKGLGYLQFGLYLIAATFLVISLAMGITASKEYAQMEWPLDVLIVVIWVLWGIIMFGLIGMRREKALYISMWYYIATFLGVAMLYLFNNMEVPTVFFSGGLGHWYHSVSMYAGTNDALVQWWWGHNAVAFVFTVPIIAIIYYFLPKESGQAVYSYKLSLLSFWGLMFVYLWAGGHHLLWSTVPDWMQTMGSVFSVVLILPSWGSAINMLLTMKGEWNQLTENPLIKFMVLASTFYMLSTLEGPIQAVKSVNAIAHFTDWIPGHVHDGVLGWVAFMIFASMMHAAPRVFKREIYSKSLLEAQFWIQTTGVVLYFTSMWIAGITQGMMWRAVDEYGNLMYSFIDTVSVLHPYYTIRAIGGLLYLIGVFMFAYNFFMTATAGRKLEQEPQFRSPMA, from the coding sequence ATGCAGTCTAGTGCAGCGCTGGAATATGATTATTCCGTTGCCAAACTCTACATGTGGACCGCGGTCATTTTCGGTATTGTCGGAATGACCATCGGTGTTCTGATCGCGTCTCAATTGGCGTTCCCGGAACTCAACTATCTTTTCGGTGAGTACGGGACATTCTCCCGCCTGAGACCCCTTCACACCAACGTGGTCATCTACGGATTTACCGTCAGCGGGATCTTCGCGTCGTTCTACTACGCCGCGCCCCGTGTTTTGAAGGTATCCTTGGGTGAATCGAAGCTTCTCAAAGGCCTGGGTTACCTGCAGTTCGGTCTCTATCTGATCGCGGCGACCTTCCTGGTCATCAGCCTGGCGATGGGAATCACCGCTAGCAAAGAGTACGCTCAGATGGAATGGCCTCTGGATGTCCTGATCGTCGTGATCTGGGTTCTCTGGGGAATTATTATGTTCGGCCTGATCGGTATGCGCCGTGAAAAAGCCCTCTACATTTCCATGTGGTATTACATCGCTACTTTCCTCGGGGTAGCGATGCTCTATCTCTTCAACAACATGGAAGTTCCCACCGTCTTCTTCTCCGGCGGACTCGGTCACTGGTATCACTCCGTCTCCATGTATGCCGGAACCAACGATGCATTGGTGCAGTGGTGGTGGGGTCACAACGCGGTGGCCTTCGTCTTCACCGTGCCCATCATCGCAATCATCTACTACTTCCTGCCCAAAGAGTCCGGACAGGCTGTCTACTCCTATAAGCTCTCTCTGCTGAGCTTCTGGGGACTGATGTTCGTCTATCTCTGGGCCGGTGGTCACCACCTGCTCTGGTCCACCGTTCCCGATTGGATGCAGACCATGGGTTCTGTCTTCTCTGTCGTACTGATCCTCCCCTCCTGGGGTTCTGCGATCAACATGCTGCTGACAATGAAGGGTGAGTGGAATCAGCTGACCGAGAACCCCCTGATCAAATTCATGGTTCTCGCCTCCACCTTCTATATGCTTTCGACTCTGGAAGGTCCCATTCAGGCGGTCAAGTCGGTCAACGCGATCGCTCACTTCACCGACTGGATCCCCGGTCACGTTCACGACGGTGTTCTGGGATGGGTTGCCTTTATGATCTTTGCGTCGATGATGCATGCGGCTCCCCGCGTCTTCAAGCGTGAAATCTACAGCAAGTCTCTGCTTGAGGCTCAGTTCTGGATCCAAACGACTGGTGTTGTTCTCTACTTCACCTCGATGTGGATCGCCGGAATTACCCAGGGTATGATGTGGCGTGCAGTCGATGAGTACGGTAACCTGATGTACAGCTTCATCGATACCGTATCCGTTCTGCACCCCTACTATACGATTCGTGCAATCGGTGGTCTGCTCTATTTGATCGGTGTGTTCATGTTCGCTTACAACTTCTTCATGACAGCGACCGCAGGACGCAAACTCGAGCAGGAGCCTCAGTTCCGCTCCCCTATGGCCTAA
- a CDS encoding FixH family protein yields the protein MANNSDKGKYWPYMILGFLAIGITLGYWTVKHAIGMPVHESNEYMLKYQTAEEDANEIIKAQQRFDSRYNLKLEGLKASDFKPKHLKRKHAQIVALNRENSFAYVVTDKAGKPVSDANVSLLVTRPFTEKEDQHFDSIPYRDGHYPVDHLSLKKPGRYILRVRVQKGDAVGFRDTEAYLAPKK from the coding sequence ATGGCAAACAATAGTGACAAAGGTAAATATTGGCCCTATATGATCCTGGGCTTTCTGGCCATCGGGATTACGTTGGGCTATTGGACTGTCAAGCATGCCATCGGTATGCCGGTGCACGAGTCCAATGAGTATATGCTCAAATACCAGACGGCCGAAGAGGATGCCAATGAGATCATCAAAGCCCAGCAGCGTTTCGATAGCCGTTACAATCTCAAGCTTGAAGGTCTGAAAGCTTCGGATTTCAAACCCAAGCATCTCAAGCGTAAGCACGCCCAAATCGTCGCTTTGAACCGGGAGAACAGCTTTGCCTATGTGGTAACCGACAAAGCGGGTAAGCCGGTAAGCGACGCCAATGTTTCTCTGCTGGTGACCCGCCCTTTTACCGAAAAAGAGGATCAACATTTCGATTCCATTCCCTATAGAGATGGTCACTATCCCGTCGATCACCTGAGCCTCAAAAAACCCGGGCGCTATATCCTGCGTGTTCGGGTCCAAAAGGGCGATGCCGTTGGCTTCCGGGATACCGAAGCCTACCTGGCTCCCAAAAAATAG
- a CDS encoding general stress protein, producing the protein MTHHFAVGVFNNIEEADKAVRTLIKEGVDKHQISIIGKTNEEKVDEEVRSKVEADVFFWGAQGGLWGGLLGLLVGGALFVIPGIGPIAGAGTIAGSLAGLVGGAVAGATALGLVDGLVEWGLSREKAEHYKDLVEQGKVIVFVKGNVQETADAGETLRSLSAEEVEVK; encoded by the coding sequence ATGACTCATCATTTCGCAGTAGGAGTTTTCAACAATATCGAAGAGGCCGACAAGGCAGTCCGCACTCTTATCAAAGAGGGTGTCGACAAGCACCAAATCTCCATCATCGGTAAAACCAACGAAGAGAAGGTCGATGAAGAGGTCCGAAGCAAAGTCGAAGCCGATGTCTTCTTCTGGGGAGCCCAGGGAGGTCTCTGGGGCGGTCTGCTGGGATTGTTGGTCGGCGGTGCCCTCTTCGTGATTCCCGGTATCGGGCCCATCGCCGGGGCCGGGACCATCGCCGGATCACTGGCGGGCCTGGTAGGTGGGGCGGTCGCCGGAGCCACGGCACTGGGTCTGGTGGATGGCCTAGTCGAATGGGGCCTCAGCCGCGAAAAAGCGGAACACTACAAAGACCTCGTCGAGCAGGGAAAAGTCATCGTCTTTGTCAAGGGCAATGTGCAGGAAACCGCCGATGCAGGCGAAACCCTCCGCTCCCTTTCGGCTGAAGAGGTTGAGGTCAAGTAG